One Triticum dicoccoides isolate Atlit2015 ecotype Zavitan chromosome 4B, WEW_v2.0, whole genome shotgun sequence genomic window carries:
- the LOC119290959 gene encoding protein TPR3-like isoform X2, whose protein sequence is MSSLSRELVFLILQFLDEEKFKETVHKLEQESGFYFNMKYFEDEVINGNWDEVERYLGGFTKVDDNRYSMKIFFEIRKQKYLEALDKHDRSKAVEILVKDLKVFASFNEELFKEITQLLTLENFRENEQLSKYGDTKSARAIMLVELKKLIEANPLFRDKLQFPNLKSSRLRTLINQSLNWQHQLCKNPRPNPDIKTLFVDHSCGQPNGARAPSPANNPLLGSIPKPGGFPQLGAHGPFQPAPTPVAPLAGWMSNPPAVTHPAVSGGAIGFAAMLKHPRTPSAANPSMDYPSGDSDHVSKRPRPVGLSEEVNLPVNMMPVTYPQSHSYPQDDFHKAVARTLSQGSAPMSMDFHPVQQTLLLVGTNVGDIGLWDVGTKDRLVVRNFKVWELGKCSMALQAALVKDPTVSVNRIIWSPDGTLFGVAYSRHIVQIYSYHGGDDIRQHLEIDAHVGGVNDIAFAHPNKQLCIITCGDDKTIKVWEATSGTKQFTFEGHEAPVYSVCPHYKENIQFIFSTALDGKIKAWLYDNLGSRVDYDAPGHWCTTMAYSADGSRLFSCGTSKEGESHLVEWNESEGAVKRTYQGFRKRSMGVVQFDTTRNRFLAAGDEFVIKIWDMDNTSLLTTIEADGGLPASPRIRFNKEGTLLAVSTVDNGIKVLANADGVRLLRTLENRSFDASRSASETVTKPLINPLTAAAAAAAAAAAAAATSSGTAAPSPITAMNGDNRSLVDVKPRIADESMDKSKVWKLMEITDTAQCRSLKLGDSIRTAKISRLIYTNSGVAILALASNAVHLLWKWPRNERNSTGKATASVSPQLWQPPSGILMTNDTIDNSPDEAVHCFALSKNDSYVMSASGGKISLFNMMTFKTMTTFMPPPPAATFLAFHPQDNNIIAIGMDDSTIQIYNVRIDEVKSKLRGHSKKITGLAFSNVLNVLVSSGADAQICVWNTDGWERQRSRFLQIPSGRPTSNILDTRVQFHQDQQHCLVVHETQIAIYDASKLEPVKQWPPRETSAPPITHATFSCDSQLIYASFLDATVCIFSASSLRLQCRILPASYLPQNISSNVHPVVVAAHPSEANQFALGLTDGSVYVMEPLESERKWGIPPPAENGSTSNMSTPPNGASSSDQPER, encoded by the exons ATGTCTTCTCTCAGCCGGGAGCTCGTCTTCCTCATCCTGCAGTTCCTCGATGAGGAGAAGTTCAAGGAGACCGTCCACAA GCTCGAGCAGGAGTCTGGTTTCTACTTCAACATGAAGTACTTCGAGGACGAGGTGATCAATGGGAATTGGGATGAGGTGGAGCGCTACCTCGGGGGCTTCACCAAAGTCGACGACAACCGCTACTCGATGAAGATATTCTTTGAGATCCGCAAGCAGAAGTATCTCGAGGCCCTCGACAA GCATGATCGGTCCAAGGCGGTTGAAAtcttggtcaaggatttgaaggtgtttGCATCCTTTAATGAGGAGCTGTTTAAGGAGATCACACAGCTATTGACTCTGGAGAACTTCAG AGAGAATGAGCAGCTCTCCAAGTATGGTGATACAAAATCTGCAAGAGCAATAATGCTTGTTGAGCTGAAGAAGCTGATCGAAGCTAACCCCTTGTTCCGTGACAAGCTTCAGTTTCCCAATCTGAAGAGTTCTAGATTACGGACACTTATCAACCAGAG CTTAAACTGGCAGCACCAGCTTTGCAAAAATCCTAGGCCTAATCCTGACATCAAGACCCTCTTTGTTGATCATTCTTGTGGACAACCAAATGGTGCACGTGCTCCATCACCAGCAAACAATCCACTACTTGGATCTATACCTAAACCTGGTGGTTTCCCCCAATTGGGCGCCCATGGA CCCTTTCAACCTGCACCAACACCCGTAGCACCTCTGGCCGGTTGGATGTCAAACCCTCCAGCAGTAACACATCCTGCTGTTTCTGGAGGTGCTATTGGATTTG CTGCTATGTTGAAGCATCCTAGGACACCCTCGGCTGCTAACCCTTCTATGGATTACCCATCTGGAGATTCTGATCATGTCAGTAAGAGACCTAGGCCAGTTGGGTTGTCTGAGGAG GTGAATCTTCCGGTGAATATGATGCCAGTAACTTATCCGCAGAGCCATAGCTACCCGCAAGATGATTTCCATAAAGCTGTCGCACGGACATTGAGTCAAGGATCAGCTCCAATGAGCATGGATTTCCATCCAGTTCAACAAACACTTCTTCTTG TTGGTACCAATGTTGGTGACATTGGATTGTGGGATGTTGGCACCAAGGACAGACTTGTTGTAAGAAACTTCAAGGTTTGGGAGCTTGGGAAATGTTCTATGGCCCTCCAG GCAGCACTGGTTAAGGATCCTACCGTGTCGGTTAATCGCATAATATGGAGTCCTGATGGAACCTTGTTTG GTGTTGCTTATTCAAGGCATATAGTACAGATTTATTCTTATCATGGTGGCGATGATATTAGGCAACACTTGGAG ATTGATGCACATGTTGGTGGCGTAAATGACATTGCATTCGCTCATCCAAATAAGCAGCTGTGTATAATTACCTGTGGAGATGATAAGACCATAAAG GTGTGGGAGGCCACCAGTGGAACAAAACAATTTACCTTTGAAGGTCATGAAGCTCCTGTCTATTCCGTTTGTCCACATTATAAGGAAAATATTCAG TTCATCTTTTCAACTGCTTTAGATGGAAAGATAAAGGCATGGCTGTATGATAATCTTGGGTCCAGAGTTGACTATGATGCACCAGGTCATTGGTGCACTACGATGGCATATAGTGCAGATGGTTCAAG ATTATTTTCTTGTGGGACCAGCAAGGAGGGTGAATCACACCTGGTGGAATGGAATGAGAGTGAAGGTGCGGTGAAGAGAACATACCAGGGATTTCGTAAGCGATCTATGGGTGTTGTACAATTTGATACGACGCGGAATAGGTTTTTGGCTGCTGGAGATGAATTCGTGATAAAGATTTGGGACATGGACAACACTAGTCTTCTGACTACCATTGAAGCTGATGGTGGCTTACCT GCAAGCCCGCGTATCCGCTTTAACAAGGAGGGTACTCTGTTGGCTGTCTCTACTGTTGATAATGGTATCAAAGTCTTAGCAAATGCTGATGGTGTTCGTTTATTGCGCACACTGGAAAATCGTTCTTTTGATGCTTCTCGTAGTGCATCTGAGACTGTAACAAAG CCTCTTATAAACCCattgactgctgctgctgctgcggcagctgctgccgccgctgccgctgcaacCAGTTCTGGAACTGCTGCTCCATCACCTATAACTGCAATG AATGGTGACAACAGAAGCTTGGTTGATGTAAAACCTAGAATAGCTGATGAGTCAATGGATAAGTCAAAGGTCTGGAAGCTTATGGAGATAACTGATACAGCTCAGTGCAGATCATTAAAATTAGGTGATAGTATTAGGACCGCTAAG ATCTCGAGACTGATCTACACAAATTCAGGTGTTGCTATCTTGGCTTTAGCTTCAAATGCCGTCCATCTACTATGGAAATGGCCACGCAATGAACGAAATTCAACTGGAAAG GCTACTGCTAGTGTTTCTCCTCAATTATGGCAACCTCCAAGTGGCATTCTCATGACTAATGACACAATTGACAATAGTCCTGATGAGGCCGTTCACTGTTTTGCTTTGTCAAAGAATGATTCATATGTCATGTCAGCTTCAGGAGGGAAAATCTCTCTATTCAACATGATGACTTTTAAG ACGATGACCACGTTTATGCCTCCACCACCAGCAGCTACTTTCCTCGCATTCCATCCTCAAGATAACAACATAATTGCAATTGGAATGGATGATTCAACCATCCAAATTTACAACGTTCGGATTGATGAG GTCAAAAGCAAACTTAGAGGGCACTCTAAGAAAATTACAGGTCTCGCATTTTCAAATGTGTTAAATGTTTTGGTATCCTCTGGAGCTGATGCGCAG ATATGTGTTTGGAACACTGATGGGTGGGAGAGGCAAAGGAGCAGATTTTTGCAGATACCATCTGGCCGCCCAACGTCTAACATCTTAGACACACGAGTTCAGTTCCACCAAGATCAACAGCATTGTCTTGTTGTCCATGAGACCCAGATTGCCATCTACGATGCCTCAAAACTAGAACCTGTGAAGCAG TGGCCTCCTCGGGAGACCTCTGCTCCTCCAATAACACATGCTACATTCTCATGTGATAGTCAACTGATTTATGCAAGCTTTCTGGACGCCACTGTCTGCATATTTAGCGCATCAAGTTTGAGACTCCAATGCCGAATTCTTCCAGCTTCTTATCTTCCTCAAAATATCAG TTCAAATGTTCATCCAGTTGTGGTTGCGGCACATCCTTCGGAGGCAAATCAGTTTGCTCTAGGGCTTACTGATGGCAGTGTTTATGTCATGGAACCGTTGGAATCTGAGAGAAAGTGGGGAATTCCTCCACCAGCGGAGAATGGATCGACGAGCAACATGTCCACACCTCCTAATGGAGCTTCGAGTTCTGATCAACCAGAAAGATAA
- the LOC119290959 gene encoding protein TPR3-like isoform X1, with protein sequence MSSLSRELVFLILQFLDEEKFKETVHKLEQESGFYFNMKYFEDEVINGNWDEVERYLGGFTKVDDNRYSMKIFFEIRKQKYLEALDKHDRSKAVEILVKDLKVFASFNEELFKEITQLLTLENFRENEQLSKYGDTKSARAIMLVELKKLIEANPLFRDKLQFPNLKSSRLRTLINQSLNWQHQLCKNPRPNPDIKTLFVDHSCGQPNGARAPSPANNPLLGSIPKPGGFPQLGAHGPFQPAPTPVAPLAGWMSNPPAVTHPAVSGGAIGFGTPTNPAAMLKHPRTPSAANPSMDYPSGDSDHVSKRPRPVGLSEEVNLPVNMMPVTYPQSHSYPQDDFHKAVARTLSQGSAPMSMDFHPVQQTLLLVGTNVGDIGLWDVGTKDRLVVRNFKVWELGKCSMALQAALVKDPTVSVNRIIWSPDGTLFGVAYSRHIVQIYSYHGGDDIRQHLEIDAHVGGVNDIAFAHPNKQLCIITCGDDKTIKVWEATSGTKQFTFEGHEAPVYSVCPHYKENIQFIFSTALDGKIKAWLYDNLGSRVDYDAPGHWCTTMAYSADGSRLFSCGTSKEGESHLVEWNESEGAVKRTYQGFRKRSMGVVQFDTTRNRFLAAGDEFVIKIWDMDNTSLLTTIEADGGLPASPRIRFNKEGTLLAVSTVDNGIKVLANADGVRLLRTLENRSFDASRSASETVTKPLINPLTAAAAAAAAAAAAAATSSGTAAPSPITAMNGDNRSLVDVKPRIADESMDKSKVWKLMEITDTAQCRSLKLGDSIRTAKISRLIYTNSGVAILALASNAVHLLWKWPRNERNSTGKATASVSPQLWQPPSGILMTNDTIDNSPDEAVHCFALSKNDSYVMSASGGKISLFNMMTFKTMTTFMPPPPAATFLAFHPQDNNIIAIGMDDSTIQIYNVRIDEVKSKLRGHSKKITGLAFSNVLNVLVSSGADAQICVWNTDGWERQRSRFLQIPSGRPTSNILDTRVQFHQDQQHCLVVHETQIAIYDASKLEPVKQWPPRETSAPPITHATFSCDSQLIYASFLDATVCIFSASSLRLQCRILPASYLPQNISSNVHPVVVAAHPSEANQFALGLTDGSVYVMEPLESERKWGIPPPAENGSTSNMSTPPNGASSSDQPER encoded by the exons ATGTCTTCTCTCAGCCGGGAGCTCGTCTTCCTCATCCTGCAGTTCCTCGATGAGGAGAAGTTCAAGGAGACCGTCCACAA GCTCGAGCAGGAGTCTGGTTTCTACTTCAACATGAAGTACTTCGAGGACGAGGTGATCAATGGGAATTGGGATGAGGTGGAGCGCTACCTCGGGGGCTTCACCAAAGTCGACGACAACCGCTACTCGATGAAGATATTCTTTGAGATCCGCAAGCAGAAGTATCTCGAGGCCCTCGACAA GCATGATCGGTCCAAGGCGGTTGAAAtcttggtcaaggatttgaaggtgtttGCATCCTTTAATGAGGAGCTGTTTAAGGAGATCACACAGCTATTGACTCTGGAGAACTTCAG AGAGAATGAGCAGCTCTCCAAGTATGGTGATACAAAATCTGCAAGAGCAATAATGCTTGTTGAGCTGAAGAAGCTGATCGAAGCTAACCCCTTGTTCCGTGACAAGCTTCAGTTTCCCAATCTGAAGAGTTCTAGATTACGGACACTTATCAACCAGAG CTTAAACTGGCAGCACCAGCTTTGCAAAAATCCTAGGCCTAATCCTGACATCAAGACCCTCTTTGTTGATCATTCTTGTGGACAACCAAATGGTGCACGTGCTCCATCACCAGCAAACAATCCACTACTTGGATCTATACCTAAACCTGGTGGTTTCCCCCAATTGGGCGCCCATGGA CCCTTTCAACCTGCACCAACACCCGTAGCACCTCTGGCCGGTTGGATGTCAAACCCTCCAGCAGTAACACATCCTGCTGTTTCTGGAGGTGCTATTGGATTTGGTACTCCTACGAATCCTG CTGCTATGTTGAAGCATCCTAGGACACCCTCGGCTGCTAACCCTTCTATGGATTACCCATCTGGAGATTCTGATCATGTCAGTAAGAGACCTAGGCCAGTTGGGTTGTCTGAGGAG GTGAATCTTCCGGTGAATATGATGCCAGTAACTTATCCGCAGAGCCATAGCTACCCGCAAGATGATTTCCATAAAGCTGTCGCACGGACATTGAGTCAAGGATCAGCTCCAATGAGCATGGATTTCCATCCAGTTCAACAAACACTTCTTCTTG TTGGTACCAATGTTGGTGACATTGGATTGTGGGATGTTGGCACCAAGGACAGACTTGTTGTAAGAAACTTCAAGGTTTGGGAGCTTGGGAAATGTTCTATGGCCCTCCAG GCAGCACTGGTTAAGGATCCTACCGTGTCGGTTAATCGCATAATATGGAGTCCTGATGGAACCTTGTTTG GTGTTGCTTATTCAAGGCATATAGTACAGATTTATTCTTATCATGGTGGCGATGATATTAGGCAACACTTGGAG ATTGATGCACATGTTGGTGGCGTAAATGACATTGCATTCGCTCATCCAAATAAGCAGCTGTGTATAATTACCTGTGGAGATGATAAGACCATAAAG GTGTGGGAGGCCACCAGTGGAACAAAACAATTTACCTTTGAAGGTCATGAAGCTCCTGTCTATTCCGTTTGTCCACATTATAAGGAAAATATTCAG TTCATCTTTTCAACTGCTTTAGATGGAAAGATAAAGGCATGGCTGTATGATAATCTTGGGTCCAGAGTTGACTATGATGCACCAGGTCATTGGTGCACTACGATGGCATATAGTGCAGATGGTTCAAG ATTATTTTCTTGTGGGACCAGCAAGGAGGGTGAATCACACCTGGTGGAATGGAATGAGAGTGAAGGTGCGGTGAAGAGAACATACCAGGGATTTCGTAAGCGATCTATGGGTGTTGTACAATTTGATACGACGCGGAATAGGTTTTTGGCTGCTGGAGATGAATTCGTGATAAAGATTTGGGACATGGACAACACTAGTCTTCTGACTACCATTGAAGCTGATGGTGGCTTACCT GCAAGCCCGCGTATCCGCTTTAACAAGGAGGGTACTCTGTTGGCTGTCTCTACTGTTGATAATGGTATCAAAGTCTTAGCAAATGCTGATGGTGTTCGTTTATTGCGCACACTGGAAAATCGTTCTTTTGATGCTTCTCGTAGTGCATCTGAGACTGTAACAAAG CCTCTTATAAACCCattgactgctgctgctgctgcggcagctgctgccgccgctgccgctgcaacCAGTTCTGGAACTGCTGCTCCATCACCTATAACTGCAATG AATGGTGACAACAGAAGCTTGGTTGATGTAAAACCTAGAATAGCTGATGAGTCAATGGATAAGTCAAAGGTCTGGAAGCTTATGGAGATAACTGATACAGCTCAGTGCAGATCATTAAAATTAGGTGATAGTATTAGGACCGCTAAG ATCTCGAGACTGATCTACACAAATTCAGGTGTTGCTATCTTGGCTTTAGCTTCAAATGCCGTCCATCTACTATGGAAATGGCCACGCAATGAACGAAATTCAACTGGAAAG GCTACTGCTAGTGTTTCTCCTCAATTATGGCAACCTCCAAGTGGCATTCTCATGACTAATGACACAATTGACAATAGTCCTGATGAGGCCGTTCACTGTTTTGCTTTGTCAAAGAATGATTCATATGTCATGTCAGCTTCAGGAGGGAAAATCTCTCTATTCAACATGATGACTTTTAAG ACGATGACCACGTTTATGCCTCCACCACCAGCAGCTACTTTCCTCGCATTCCATCCTCAAGATAACAACATAATTGCAATTGGAATGGATGATTCAACCATCCAAATTTACAACGTTCGGATTGATGAG GTCAAAAGCAAACTTAGAGGGCACTCTAAGAAAATTACAGGTCTCGCATTTTCAAATGTGTTAAATGTTTTGGTATCCTCTGGAGCTGATGCGCAG ATATGTGTTTGGAACACTGATGGGTGGGAGAGGCAAAGGAGCAGATTTTTGCAGATACCATCTGGCCGCCCAACGTCTAACATCTTAGACACACGAGTTCAGTTCCACCAAGATCAACAGCATTGTCTTGTTGTCCATGAGACCCAGATTGCCATCTACGATGCCTCAAAACTAGAACCTGTGAAGCAG TGGCCTCCTCGGGAGACCTCTGCTCCTCCAATAACACATGCTACATTCTCATGTGATAGTCAACTGATTTATGCAAGCTTTCTGGACGCCACTGTCTGCATATTTAGCGCATCAAGTTTGAGACTCCAATGCCGAATTCTTCCAGCTTCTTATCTTCCTCAAAATATCAG TTCAAATGTTCATCCAGTTGTGGTTGCGGCACATCCTTCGGAGGCAAATCAGTTTGCTCTAGGGCTTACTGATGGCAGTGTTTATGTCATGGAACCGTTGGAATCTGAGAGAAAGTGGGGAATTCCTCCACCAGCGGAGAATGGATCGACGAGCAACATGTCCACACCTCCTAATGGAGCTTCGAGTTCTGATCAACCAGAAAGATAA